The nucleotide sequence AACTGGTGGTGCGCGGCTCGACGGCGTCGGCCCACGGCGTTGAGGCGCGGGGCCGGGCGGCCGGGAGCGCGACCTAGACCCTGGCCGGGGGACGTAGATGCATATACGCCCCATAGAGGACCCCCGGACCAGGACATAAGCAATCAAGACCCGATGCCGGGGATGATCTGCGGGTGGACGTCGTCTGGCAGACTGTTGCCCTATGGGTGGAGCGACTATCAGGACGACGGCGGGCCGAATGGCCACCCCGGCACCTCTCGCGGACACCGATGCGGCACGGGCGCCGCACCACACCCTGATGGACCGGTTGCGTACGCCCAGAAGGCCCCGGCTCTGGTTCGAGATCGTCCTCATCGCCGTCAGTTACTGGACGTATTCGCTGATTCGCAACGCCGTCCCGGAGCAGCGGCCGGAGGCGCTGCGCAACGCGGGCTGGATCTGGGAGTGGGAGCACCGGCTCGGCATGGCCTTCGAACGGGGCGTCAACCATGCGATCGACTCGGTCAGCTGGCTGATCGTGGGCATGAACTACTACTACGCGACGCTCCACTTCATCGTGACGCTCAGCGTGCTGGTGTGGCTCTACCACTGGCATCCGGGCCGCTACGCCGCCACCCGGCTGGCGCTCTTCGCGACCACGGGCGTGGCCCTGCTCGGCTACTACTTCTTTCCGCTGGCCCCGCCCCGGCTGATGAGCGGCGGCCATTTCATCGACACCGTGGTGGCGCACAACACCTGGGGCTCGATGGCCTCGGGAAACCTCGCCGATATGTCGAACCAGTACGCGGCGATGCCCTCGATGCACATCGGCTGGTCGCTGTGGTGCGGTCTGACCATCGCCACGCTGGCCCGTCCGGTGTGGGTGAAGGTGCTGGGGCTGCTCTACCCCTCGGTCACACTGCTGGTGATCGTCGCCACCGCCAACCACTTCTGGATGGACGCGGTCGGCGGGGTCGTCTGCCTCTCCTTCGGTTTCGTGCTGTCGTGCGCGTGGTACGGCTCGCTGCCGTACCGGCTGCCGAAGCAGGTGGCCGTGATCTGCACGGCTTGATCGTCCCCGGCGGAGCCGCCATTCTCTGTTCCGCAAGGTCGACATGAGGTCAAGGGTCGACATGAGTTCAGGGGCTCCATGTGTCGCGCTGATCGACGCGGAATGAGCACGATGAGCGTGACGAAAGGGACCACCGGCCACCGTGCACACCGCCGACACCGCTGACGCTTCTGTATCCACGTCCGTACCTGCCTCCTCCGTATCCGCCACCGGCGCCGTCGCCGCTCCGGGCGTGCTGCTCCCCCGGCCCCGTACCGCCGGACGGCCCCGCTTCCCGCTGGTGGCCACCGACCTCGACGGCACCCTGCTGCGCAAGGATCTGACGGTCTCGCCCCGCACCCGTGAGGCGCTCGCCCTCGTCCGGGCCGCCGGGGCGCGGCATCTGGTGGCCACCGGGCGCCCGGCCGCGTCCTGCCGGGAGTTCCTGGTCGCGATCGGCTACCGGGGGCTCGCCGTGTGCGGACAGGGCGCGCAGTTGTACGACGCCTCCGCGGACCGGCTGCTGGTCTCGGCGTCGCTGGACCGGGAGCTGGCCCGGTCGGTGGTGGAGCGCACGGAGGAGGCACTGGGCGCGGGGCCGCTGGAGCTCGCCGTGGTGACGGCGGCGCCCGAGAACCGCTTCGTCGTCACCGCTCACTTCACCGACCGGATGCGCCCGGAGTGGGGGCTGGCCGAGCGGGAGGAGCTGTGGGCGGCGCCGATCGAGAAGGTGCTGATGCGCCACCGGACGGTGGCGGACGGGCTGGTCGCCGAGACCGCGGAGCGGGTGGGCGCGGGCGAGGTCGCGGTGACCCACTCCGAGAAGGGCATGATCGAGGTGCTCCCCGCCGGGACGGACAAGGCGATGGGGCTGCAACTGGCCGCCGACCGAATGGGGTTCACCCCCGCGGAGACGATCGCGTTCGGCGACATGCCCAATGACATCCCGCTGCTGGGCTGGGCCGGATACGGGGTCGCGATGGGCAACGCGCATCCGGATCTGATGGCGATAGCCGATGAGGTGGCGCCGTCCCACGAAGAGGACGGGGTCGCGGTGGTGCTTGAACGGCTGTTCGCCCACCCTTGAGCGGCTCTCGCAGCGCACTCGCGACCCGCTGGAGCCGGCCACCCTGCCCTTGACTGGGCATATAGAACTAAACAAAATATCCAAGGTGCGAGCTGAACCACGAGCCGAAGCCCACTACGTCGACGAGCGCTCCGGAGCCACGTACCCCATCGACGACCCCCGCTGGTGCGGTGACGACGGGGCTCCCCTCACCGTCTCCGCGCTGCCCGGCATCACCCGCGAGCAGGTGGACACCGGGGCCCGGTCACTCTGGCGCTACCGAGCGGCCCTCCCGGTGCGCATCGACGCCCCGGTGTCACTGGGTGAAGGGTGCACCCCGCTGGTCGAGAAGGACTGGGGGGAGGATCGGATTCTCTTCAAGCTGGAGTGGTTCAGCCCCACCGGCAGCTTCAAGGACCGCGGCACCAGCGTGATGATCTCGCTCCTCGCCCAGCGAGGCGTACGGGAGGTCATCGAGGACAGCTCCGGCAACGGCGGGGCCTCCGTCTCGGCCTACTGCGCCGCGGCCGGCCTCCGGGCCAGGATCCTCGCCCCCGCCACCACCTCCCCCGCGAAGATCCTCCAGAGCCGGGCGTACGGCGCCGAGGTCGAGCTGGTGCCCGGCGACCGGGACGCCACCGCGGCGGAGGCGCTGCGCCAGTCGGCCCATACGTACTACGCCAGCCACAACTGGCACCCCTTCTTCCTCCAGGGCACCAAGACCTTGGCGTATGAGCTGTGGGAGGACCTGGGCTTCACGGCGCCGGACGCCGTGGTGACCGTGGCGGGCGCGGGCAGCACCGTGCTCGGCTGCGACCTCGGCTTCTCCGAGCTGCTCGCCGCGGGCCAGATCGCCCGCCGCCCCCGGCTGCTCGTGGCCCAGCCCGCCCACTGCGCACCGCTCCACGCCGCGTTCCGCGCGGGCACCGAGACCCCGGTGCCGTTCGACCACGCCCCGACCATCGCCGAGGGCACGGCGATCCGGGAGCCCGTCCGCTTCCCCGAAGTGCTGCGCGCCATCCGCCGCTCGGACGGCGACATGGCGGCCATCCCGGAGGACGAGATCGCCGCGGCGGTCCGCCGGCTGGCCGCGATGGGGCTGTACGCGGAGCCGACCAGCGCGACGGCGGCCGCGGCGATCGAGGTCTTCCGGGCCCGGGGCGCGATCCGCCCCGGGGAGACCACGGTGGTGCTGCTGACCGGGTCGGGCCTGAAGGCGGCGCCCACGATGACAAAGCTCTTCGGATGACCGAGGAAAAGCGTCAGGAGACGACGGGAACACCCGAGGACGAGCTGCTGCTGCGCGAGGCCGAGAAGATCGTGGTCGCCATCGGCCGGATGTTCCCGGGGCTGTGCGAGGTGGTCCTCCACGATCTGCGCAACCCCGACCAGTCCATCCGCGCCATCGAGAGCAATCTCTCCGGCCGCGAGGTGGGCCAGCCCACCACCGAGCTGGGCCTGGCCCGGATCCAGGACCCCGGCTTCCCCGACATCGTCCAGAACTACGCCAACCGCTTCCCGGACGGCCGCCCGGCGAAGAGCACCTCGATCGGCATCAAGAACGGCGCGGGCCAGTACGTCGCGGCCATCTGCCTCAACTTGGACGTCTCCCTCTTCGGAAGCGTCGCCCGCAGCCTCAACAACCTCGTCCGGACCGATGAGCAGCAACAGCCGCTCACCGAAACCCTCCGCGCCCGTACCGCCGCGGAGCTGCGCACCGTCATCGAGGAATTCGCCGCCGCCCGCGGCCAGACCCCGCGCAGCCTCGGCACCCCCGCGAAGAAGGAACTCGTCCGCACCCTCAAGACCAGCGGCTTCCTCCAGGTGAAGCACTCCGTCCAGGTCGTCACCGAACTGCTCGGCGTCTCCCGCGCCACGGTCTACAACTACCTGCGCTCACCCTGACGCCGGGAGCCCCGTCCGGTGCGTCCGTGCTTCAACGCGTGCCAGGTAATCCCGGATCAATCCGACGTAGGCACGGCGCAGGGGTGGTTCCTCCAGGTATCCCATGCCTCAGGCAGAGGGGTTCCCGAAAAAACAGCCGCCGCGAATCTGGTGAAATGGCCCAGCCGCTCTGCCCTCGGCAGAGCGCCGAGCGGGCGGACTTCCCCGGCGCCACGTACGAGGAACTCGCCGGGGAAGCCGAGATCTGGTCGGGCGTCCACGTCGTCCCGCCCCCCGACGGTCTCGTCTCGCGCCTTCGGCGCCTTTGAGCATGGGTCCGGGGGGTGGGGGCGCGGGCGGCGGGCCGTGGGTGGCACGGCCGGTGGCGGCTCCCGTGCTCAGGGGCTTGGGCCGATGCCGGACCGCCGGGGGGGTGGGGTACCCCCTGGAAAACGTTTGACAAATTAGTTGCTTCAGATCAAGCGCTTTCGGAAGGGGTACCCGGAGGGGTCGTCAGTCCGGTCGGGTCCTGGCCCAGGGCCACAGGAGCCGCCACCGGGGCCCACCACCACCGGCCCGTCGGCCGGCGGCGAGGCCCGCGCCCCCGTCCCCCGCGCCCATGCTCAATGGCGCCGAAGGCGCGAGACGCGACCCGCACCGCGCCATCGGCCCCCGCACCGGGCCGAACGGGCGCCCTGGTGGTCAGATGCTTTTCGGCAGCTGGTCGAAGTCCCCCCGCTTTATCCCCCGCACGAACGCGTCCCACCGGGTCGGGTCGGTGGCTATGACGGCTGCCGGGTCGTCGCTCTCGCGTAGGTGTATGACGCCGTTCGGTGTCGTGGCGACCTCGACGCAGTCTTGGCCTCCGACTCCGCTGCTGAAACTCGACTTTCGCCATTCGAGCCCGGACATGAGGATCTCCTCAGAGCGTGTACAGCAGATGCTGCACGAGCCTAAGCGAGTCGCTCCGCATATAGGACTCGCGTTCGGGGCCCGGGTCAATCGGTGGCAGTGCCGCCGTCGTGAGACGTTCGAAAGCAGTGCCGTACTGAGCGAGATGCGTCTGGTCTCCGAGGAACGCCGAGGACACGGGGTGCTCCACGTAGACCGTGTCCAGCTCGGGCACCTCGGCCCCGAAGAGGACGAACGCCGCCGCCGGCGTCGCCGGGGAGAGGGCCGCCTTGAACGGCAGGAGCTGGATGTGGACATGCGGCAGCCGAGCCATCTCCACAAGGTGCTCGATCTGGCGGCGCATAACGCCGTTCTCCACGAACTGCATGTGGAACGCCGCCTCGTGGATGACCGCGTGAAAGGTGGGCGGGGACTCCCTGGCCAAGACCTGCTGACGCTTCAGCCGGAACTCGACGTACGTGTCCAGCAAGCTGCGATCCGCCTCCGGCTCACCTCCGGTCGTGAGGGCTCGCGCGTACTCAGGGGTCTGGAGCAACCCAGGCACGTACATCCACTGGAACGAGCGGTGTGCCACCGAAGTCGCTTCAAGCTCCGCGAGATCATGAGCGCTCTGAGCGAGCGGGGATTTGCGGTAATCCGACCACCAGCCCTTCCCCTTGGACTCGCTCATGGCGACGAGCACGTTGGCAAATGGTTCAGCTTGGCAACCGTATCCGGCGAGCAGCGCACGGAGCTTCGCCTCGGGAATGGCCGTTCGACCCGCCTCAATGTGCCCGAGGTGCGGCGACCCGAGACCGGCGAAAGCCCCCGCCTCCGCTGCGGACAAGCCTCGCTCATTGCGGAGCCTTCGCAGTTCCGACCCCAGACGCCGTTGCCGCTGCGTCGGGTTGGCCCGTAGCCCCATGACGACCTCCTCGTGATCGTGAGCAGTCTGCCCGCTTGACGGAGCAGAGGCCACTCGTTGGAGGGAATCCAGCCACATGAGTTGCAGTATGGAAACCTCAATCTCTACCGTCGAAGACGAACCGCCCAACCGGCGTCCGCCCAACGGCCGTTGGCCGAAGGAGGCAACATCACCATGAGCGCCCAGTTCCCCCGCGCCGACTTCTCCCTCGTCTTCCCGCCCGACCCCGGCTGGGTCCGTACCGCCCGAGAAGCGGTCCGCACCGCCCTGCACACCGCGAACCGCACCGACTTAACGGACACCGCTCTGCTGCTGACCTCCGAAGCCGTCACCAACGCCGTCAACGCCTGCCGGACCAGCGGCTGCTCGGCACCCGTCACCCTCTACGCCGAGTGGGGACCGTACGGCACCCTGCGCGTTCTCGTGAGCGACGACGCCCCCGGCTTCCCCGCCCAGCGCAGCCTCGCCCGGGACACGGCCGACGCCGAGAACGGCCGAGGGCTGCTCATCATCGGCAGTTCCGCCACTGACTGGGGCGTCTGCCACCACGGACCGGGTCCCGGGAAGGCGGTGTGGTTTCAGGTCAACGGGGTGAGTTCATAAGCAGTCCAGTTGCCCTGGCGCGGGTGCCATGCGAGAGGGCTCGGGGCTCGCCTCTCTCAATTCAGGGCAACGGGACGGGTGTGCGCCACCCGCGGAGCTACCGTGACGCCACGTTCCCCTGTCCCTCGGCACCTGGAGGATTGTGTGCGGTACAAAGGTCCGCTTCCGAAGTGACTCACCGGCCGGTTCAACGCCTGGATGGTCGGGCTGCGGTCCTCTCCGCGGTGGGGGCGGAGGGTGAGTGGGCGGCTGACGGTGGTGACGTATACGGGGCGGCGGTCGGGGCGCAGTTTCAGTACGCCGGTCGCCTATCAGCGCGCCGCCGATGTCGTCACGATCACCGTGGCCATGCCCGAACGGAAGCTGTGGTGGCGCAACTTCACCGGAGAGGGCTGGCAGATAGCGCTGGATCTGGACGGGAGTGACCGGACCGGGCACGGGGTCGCCCGGGTCGATGGGAAGGGCCGCGTCACCATCACCGTGCGGCTCGACGAACCGCCCGCCGCGAACGGCCGCTGACGCCTACGGAATTGCCATGGCCCCTTCACGCCGCGTGCGGAGCCGCTGAGTAGGATCGGCGGCCACACGGGGGAAGGGCGTAAATGAAGAAGTTGTTGGGCGGCGCGCGCCGCCGGGCGGCTCTGGTCGGCGGCGCCGTCGCGGTGCTGGTGGCGGCCGGGGTCGGGACCTGGGCCACGGACACCTGGCCGTTCAATGGGAAGGACAGCTACTGCTGGGGTGCCTGGAAAGAGGACAGCGGGCCGGACTTTCTGAGCCGCGAGGCGCTGGACGAGGACAACGCGAGCCGTACGTCCAAGGAGTCCGCGCCGACACCACAACAGCCGCGCGGGCGGTGCACCGTGGCGCTCCACTCCGAGCGCTTCAGCAGCGATGGCGACAAGGTCGTCGAGAGGACCGAGGTCACGGTCACCTACGGCCCCGCTCCCGAGGACGCCGCGCGGCGCATGGAGTGGATCGGCGGATATCTCGGCGACCGGGCGATGCCGCTGCCCGACGGGCTGCCGGGCGCCACCGACGGCGGTCATGC is from Streptomyces hygroscopicus and encodes:
- a CDS encoding haloacid dehalogenase, which gives rise to MHTADTADASVSTSVPASSVSATGAVAAPGVLLPRPRTAGRPRFPLVATDLDGTLLRKDLTVSPRTREALALVRAAGARHLVATGRPAASCREFLVAIGYRGLAVCGQGAQLYDASADRLLVSASLDRELARSVVERTEEALGAGPLELAVVTAAPENRFVVTAHFTDRMRPEWGLAEREELWAAPIEKVLMRHRTVADGLVAETAERVGAGEVAVTHSEKGMIEVLPAGTDKAMGLQLAADRMGFTPAETIAFGDMPNDIPLLGWAGYGVAMGNAHPDLMAIADEVAPSHEEDGVAVVLERLFAHP
- a CDS encoding membrane protein, which codes for MATPAPLADTDAARAPHHTLMDRLRTPRRPRLWFEIVLIAVSYWTYSLIRNAVPEQRPEALRNAGWIWEWEHRLGMAFERGVNHAIDSVSWLIVGMNYYYATLHFIVTLSVLVWLYHWHPGRYAATRLALFATTGVALLGYYFFPLAPPRLMSGGHFIDTVVAHNTWGSMASGNLADMSNQYAAMPSMHIGWSLWCGLTIATLARPVWVKVLGLLYPSVTLLVIVATANHFWMDAVGGVVCLSFGFVLSCAWYGSLPYRLPKQVAVICTA
- a CDS encoding DNA-binding protein, giving the protein MTEEKRQETTGTPEDELLLREAEKIVVAIGRMFPGLCEVVLHDLRNPDQSIRAIESNLSGREVGQPTTELGLARIQDPGFPDIVQNYANRFPDGRPAKSTSIGIKNGAGQYVAAICLNLDVSLFGSVARSLNNLVRTDEQQQPLTETLRARTAAELRTVIEEFAAARGQTPRSLGTPAKKELVRTLKTSGFLQVKHSVQVVTELLGVSRATVYNYLRSP
- a CDS encoding pyridoxal-5'-phosphate-dependent protein subunit beta — its product is MNGCSPTLERLSQRTRDPLEPATLPLTGHIELNKISKVRAEPRAEAHYVDERSGATYPIDDPRWCGDDGAPLTVSALPGITREQVDTGARSLWRYRAALPVRIDAPVSLGEGCTPLVEKDWGEDRILFKLEWFSPTGSFKDRGTSVMISLLAQRGVREVIEDSSGNGGASVSAYCAAAGLRARILAPATTSPAKILQSRAYGAEVELVPGDRDATAAEALRQSAHTYYASHNWHPFFLQGTKTLAYELWEDLGFTAPDAVVTVAGAGSTVLGCDLGFSELLAAGQIARRPRLLVAQPAHCAPLHAAFRAGTETPVPFDHAPTIAEGTAIREPVRFPEVLRAIRRSDGDMAAIPEDEIAAAVRRLAAMGLYAEPTSATAAAAIEVFRARGAIRPGETTVVLLTGSGLKAAPTMTKLFG
- a CDS encoding ATP-binding region ATPase domain protein translates to MSAQFPRADFSLVFPPDPGWVRTAREAVRTALHTANRTDLTDTALLLTSEAVTNAVNACRTSGCSAPVTLYAEWGPYGTLRVLVSDDAPGFPAQRSLARDTADAENGRGLLIIGSSATDWGVCHHGPGPGKAVWFQVNGVSS